In Cyprinus carpio isolate SPL01 chromosome B16, ASM1834038v1, whole genome shotgun sequence, the following are encoded in one genomic region:
- the rap1gapl gene encoding rap1 GTPase-activating protein 2, with translation MEERNEKLFSRKRSFTFGAYGGIDKFITGNESSCAESVGHSILDILDSPSSEAKPLTSAPSSQKVTELFAIIEKLQGSRLDEQRCEFPPPLRTRLLKIGDGLPLILPPKSGGYWLDPPLDRHVETSPTLSQGGFGLESYDIMERDSEAKVYQEFFRHRYHHSFTACDPSLGPLVLSVCLEEEENRLRVILRMKECSVHGTFSVSLFQQFPTAVELAKMLCSSVSVTCFEAVSYLKAPEIIMAFDEHRVSQNFKFGVLYQREGQLTEEDILSNSEESEEFLEFLSILGQTVKLQGFTGFRGGLDVSHGQTGNEAVFTSFHGREIMFHVATKLPFTEGDTQQLQRKRHIGNDIVALVYQEGNTPFISDVIRSHFLHCFIAVRRIKRENEGEGGDGGSFQVSVTAREDVPPFGPPLPTPPIFTESSVLREFLLTKLINAEISCYKAEKFSRLELRTRSSLLEALRSELSSRSQCMLGEPSQPSIPLTEGGRSVPEGGGGFIENFKRAIRVRSHSFDTLGVPKKAGGVAGQRPKDGESEQTSNVGYTETRGQTSPQDDL, from the exons ATGGAGGAGAGAAACGAGAAGTTGTTCTCCAGGAAAAGAAGTTTCACATTCGGAGCTTACGGAGG GATTGACAAGTTCATCACTGGAAATGAGAGCAG CTGTGCAGAATCTGTGGGTCACAGCATACTGGATATTTTGGATTCCCCCTCCAGTGAGGCTAAGCCACTCACTTCTGCACCGTCCAGTCAGAAG GTCACGGAGTTGTTTGCAATCATTGAAAAGCTACAG GGTAGCAGATTAGATGAACAGCGTTGTGAGTTCCCACCACCTCTGAGG ACACGGCTGTTAAAGATTGGAGATGGCTTACCTCTCATCCTGCCCCCTAAATCTGGAGGTTATTGGCTCGACCCTCCCCTGGATAGACATGTGGAGACCAGCCCTACTCTCTCACAGGGGGGTTTTGGCCTGGAGAGCTATGACATAATGGAGAGAGACAGTGAAGCTAAAGTCTATCAGGAATTCTTCCGCCACAGA TATCATCATTCGTTCACCGCCTGTGACCCCTCTCTTGGGCCCCTAGTTTTATCTGTTTGTCTTGAGGAAGAGGAAAATCGCCTGAGAGTCATTTTGAG GATGAAGGAGTGCTCAGTTCATGGCACATTCTCTGTTTCGCTTTTTCAACAATTCCCAACGGCAGTGGAGCTGGCAAAG ATGCTGTGCTCAAGTGTCAGTGTCACATGTTTTGAGGCTGTGAGTTACTTAAAG GCCCCAGAGATCATAATGGCATTTGATGAACACAGAGTGTCTCAAAACTTTAAATTTGGTGTCTTATACCAGAGAGAAGGACAG TTAACAGAGGAAGACATTCTTAGTAACAGTGAGGAAAGTGAGGAGTTTTTAGAGTTTTTATCAATACTCGGACAGACGGTCAAACTGCAAGGATTCACTGG TTTTAGGGGAGGTCTGGATGTTTCTCATGGCCAGACAGGAAATGAAGCGGTTTTCACCTCCTTCCATGGACGGGAGATTATGTTCCACGTTGCCACTAAACTACCATTCACAGAAGGAGATACACAACAG TTGCAGAGAAAGAGACACATTGGGAATGATATTGTTGCCCTGGTCTATCAGGAGGGTAACACTCCCTTCATTTCGGATGTGATCAGATCCCATTTCTTGCACTGTTTCATTGCAGTCAGGAGgataaagagagagaatgagggaGAGGGAGGAGACGGGGGATCATTTcag GTATCTGTTACCGCTAGGGAGGATGTACCCCCATTTGGCCCACCCCTTCCTACACCACCCATTTTTACAGAg AGCTCAGTTTTAAGAGAGTTCCTTCTGACCAAACTTATAAATGCTGAAATCTCTTGCTACAAGGCTGAGAAATTCAGTCGACTGGAG TTACGCACACGTTCATCTCTTTTGGAAGCACTGCGGTCTGAACTGTCTTCCCGATCCCAATGCATGTTGGGAGAGCCGTCACAGCCCAGCATCCCCCTCACTGAAGGGGGGAGGAGTGTTCCAGAGGGTGGAGGAGGATTCATCGAGAACTTTAAG AGAGCTATTAGGGTACGAAGCCACTCGTTTGATACCTTGGGAGTACCAAAGAAGGCAGGTGGTGTAGCAGGGCAGCGGCCAAAG GATGGTGAGAG
- the LOC122139999 gene encoding uncharacterized protein LOC122139999: METSRSRVGELKDGSRKKGNGLNGQKVRDNDNVYELELKIRMGYGWTGSTGGKNERGTEKQGFGGSSKPGSGHRSRVILPEKAQPVSSTSTSGISVSDYLVLLKSLRIDLPNGVLNQKVIRLSEDAGIIQKAQDVVKELEDFKLQFSSIPRLGCRELKNSLPLKDNGKILELTVMIFFEKRKDSVEALRSQWRKNVSNASWGFRFRDKYQTKAISTPTMYATTQTRSWRHLEVGDNLANISVGVTVNVRDIENRDYADESALWTTSSSQKFGKYFHNPGDELECLKFYHELRETGTNMRVRYTKGNKLDFGFLSGRLDFLAEGEKSEKMVIECKGTTGDMVGKVFTKPKNGGRLAHLNETHENYYQVQAYMYILNRAAKQTQGFTSDRAVMVVRHYHKNGREPRDFYWNYLRKNEAIQQKIDELRVFCEEEVLACFLAVLNLIFQKDT; encoded by the coding sequence atGGAGACTTCAAGATCCAGAGTGGGTGAATTGAAAGATGGGAGCAGGAAGAAGGGAAATGGGTTGAATGGACAGAAGGTACGGGATAATGACAACGTTTACGAGCTAGAACTGAAAATAAGGATGGGGTATGGCTGGACTGGAAGCACGGGTGGAAAGAATGAAAGAGGAACAGAAAAGCAAGGTTTTGGGGGCAGTTCGAAACCAGGATCTGGGCACCGTTCTAGGGTTATTTTGCCTGAAAAAGCTCAGCCTGTTTCAAGCACCAGCACCAGTGGAATATCAGTAAGCGACTACCTAGTACTTCTAAAGTCACTTCGAATTGACTTGCCCAATGGTGTACTGAACCAGAAAGTCATCAGGCTCTCAGAGGATGCAGGCATCATTCAGAAAGCCCAGGATGTTGTAAAAGAACTGGAAGACTTCAAGCTTCAGTTTAGTAGCATTCCACGTCTCGGCTGCCGGGAGCTAAAGAACTCACTGCCATTGAAAGACAATGGAAAAATTCTTGAACTCACAGTGatgattttctttgaaaaaagaaaagattcagTGGAAGCTCTAAGATCGCAGTGGAGAAAGAATGTATCAAACGCGAGTTGGGGATTCAGGTTCAGGGACAAATACCAGACAAAAGCTATCTCCACACCCACGATGTATGCTACAACACAGACAAGGAGCTGGAGACATTTAGAAGTTGGGGACAATCTTGCAAATATTTCTGTCGGTGTGACAGTGAATGTCCGTGACATTGAGAACAGAGATTATGCTGACGAATCAGCTCTCTGGACAACCTCCTCTTCACAAAAGTTCGGCAAATATTTCCATAACCCAGGAGATGAACTTGAATGCCTCAAGTTCTACCATGAGCTGCGAGAAACTGGTACAAACATGAGAGTGAGGTACACCAAAGGTAACAAATTAGACTTTGGGTTCCTCTCTGGAAGACTGGACTTCTTAGCAGAAggggaaaaaagtgaaaaaatggtGATTGAGTGTAAAGGAACCACTGGAGATATGGTGGGCAAAGTCTTCACTAAACCAAAAAATGGTGGTCGTCTTGCACACCTGAATGAAACACACGAGAACTATTATCAAGTTCAGGCCTACATGTACATCCTAAACAGggcagcaaaacaaacacaaggcTTCACCTCTGACAGGGCTGTAATGGTGGTCAGACACTACCACAAGAATGGACGAGAACCCAGAGATTTCTACTGGAATTACCTGAGAAAGAATGAAGCAATACAGCAGAAAATTGATGAACTGCGTGTTTTCTGTGAAGAAGAGGTTCTGGCCTGTTTCCTGGCTGTTCTCAATCTGATCTTCCAGAAAGACACATAA